Proteins encoded within one genomic window of Syntrophales bacterium:
- a CDS encoding metalloregulator ArsR/SmtB family transcription factor — translation MTARKQKNVQVCCRPKPALEDRELISPGKADELMHLFKMLANDTRLRLIHALTRSGEMCVKDLADTMGMKPQAISNQLQRLVDRGILAGARSGNNVHYRIINPCIVGLLDLGLCLLEDTEARRRE, via the coding sequence ATGACCGCGAGAAAACAGAAGAATGTGCAGGTCTGCTGTCGGCCCAAACCTGCGTTGGAGGACCGTGAACTCATTAGCCCGGGGAAAGCGGATGAGTTGATGCACTTGTTCAAGATGCTGGCCAACGACACGCGATTGCGTCTGATTCACGCACTGACACGTTCCGGAGAAATGTGTGTGAAAGACCTCGCAGACACGATGGGGATGAAGCCACAAGCCATATCCAACCAGCTCCAGCGTCTTGTGGACCGGGGCATCCTCGCGGGCGCCAGAAGCGGGAACAACGTCCATTACCGGATTATAAACCCGTGCATCGTCGGCCTTCTCGATTTGGGGTTGTGCCTGTTGGAGGACACTGAAGCGAGGAGGCGGGAATGA
- a CDS encoding DUF4129 domain-containing protein, whose amino-acid sequence MDVRKGMLWYFVNGAMELSWFLGWAMFCSLMTMHRPFPFFETLLAFALAVFATRISTGKGWRIASVIGIELLGFMCGGLLLIHGIYYRSYPLLDSAWLSLFFNGSRGVLEGLILSLNLFLLIILWAGGVTLARRPQTYFNTCNRFDLGLAAFFALFILKLMALTKGETLAEDTLSLLFVFPFFLSGLLALGMARTRNYASKAFLPGYRALGFIASFVVVALLGASVLLLFFIPGLTAAAQLGYNTLAAAGSPLLSLLITILRFLFGPRGSHLAVDATKSSPNTASNQLTPPVHGWLVELLEKILAWGLWGLLLLTMIIASAIALFYAVKWLLARTEGGDRPKTISLSSRFALLWSFLVGTCRKIFRSARGYQKAAELYGALLRWAQRGGFPHGRHETPLEFGVRLHARFPALKEPIEAIIAAYNREVYGEARLNQAQLAAANSAWRFLRSPLRWPTRCKGWLAGAPPTSCQRVP is encoded by the coding sequence ATGGATGTCCGCAAGGGAATGCTCTGGTATTTCGTCAATGGTGCAATGGAGTTGAGCTGGTTTCTGGGCTGGGCCATGTTCTGCTCGCTGATGACTATGCATCGCCCGTTCCCTTTTTTCGAGACCCTTCTCGCTTTTGCCTTGGCAGTATTTGCCACCCGCATCTCCACGGGTAAGGGATGGCGGATAGCAAGCGTCATAGGCATTGAGCTGCTGGGGTTTATGTGCGGGGGGCTGCTGTTGATTCATGGGATTTATTACCGCTCTTATCCGCTTCTGGACAGCGCCTGGCTTTCCCTTTTTTTCAATGGTTCGCGGGGTGTGCTGGAGGGACTGATCCTTTCGTTGAATCTCTTTTTGCTCATTATACTGTGGGCCGGAGGGGTGACCCTTGCCCGCAGGCCGCAGACATATTTCAATACATGCAATCGCTTCGATCTCGGCCTGGCCGCCTTTTTTGCGCTTTTTATACTGAAACTCATGGCGCTGACCAAAGGGGAAACGCTGGCCGAGGACACCCTGTCCCTGCTCTTCGTCTTTCCCTTCTTCCTGTCCGGCCTGTTAGCGCTCGGAATGGCCCGGACACGGAACTATGCCTCCAAAGCCTTTCTCCCCGGGTACCGGGCGCTCGGCTTCATCGCAAGCTTTGTCGTGGTCGCACTTTTGGGAGCCTCGGTTTTACTGCTCTTTTTCATACCAGGCCTCACCGCGGCCGCACAGCTCGGATACAACACACTGGCGGCCGCCGGCAGTCCGCTTCTCTCATTATTAATCACTATCTTACGTTTTCTCTTCGGCCCCCGCGGCAGCCATCTCGCTGTGGATGCGACGAAATCATCTCCAAACACCGCTTCGAATCAGCTTACGCCGCCAGTGCACGGCTGGTTGGTGGAGCTGCTGGAAAAAATTCTGGCATGGGGACTTTGGGGGCTCCTGCTGCTGACCATGATCATTGCCTCTGCCATCGCCCTTTTCTATGCCGTAAAATGGCTCCTCGCAAGGACAGAGGGGGGTGACCGCCCGAAAACGATATCACTGTCTTCGAGATTTGCCTTGCTGTGGTCCTTTCTGGTCGGAACCTGCAGGAAAATTTTTCGGAGCGCCCGAGGTTATCAAAAGGCCGCCGAACTTTACGGCGCCCTTTTGCGCTGGGCACAGCGCGGCGGGTTTCCCCATGGTCGCCACGAGACGCCTCTCGAATTCGGGGTGCGTCTGCATGCCCGTTTTCCCGCGCTTAAGGAGCCAATCGAAGCCATAATCGCTGCCTATAACCGGGAAGTTTACGGCGAAGCGAGGCTGAATCAGGCGCAACTGGCGGCGGCGAACTCCGCCTGGCGCTTCCTGCGCAGTCCTCTGCGTTGGCCGACACGTTGCAAGGGGTGGCTTGCTGGCGCGCCCCCAACCTCTTGCCAGCGAGTCCCTTAA
- a CDS encoding DUF58 domain-containing protein: MDRRPPSIFLVPFVLIIVGLFFCMALLTGQRDLTVLSLLLFSVAAGAKLWAGWSLTGIECSFSIDKRRLFPDEKLLLQATTANRKILPVWLQLESPVNGLVHDENGATALTAEAGLLWYQTASFHWELKARQRGIHHIGPLGIASGDLFGFFPRHKEMASPLEVVVYPRLVPLKPFLLPPRDFFGIPGADTPVDDPVYILGTRDYQYGHPAKHIHWKATARHHKLQEKIFEPSSQEKALLVVAIGPLAQHKATEEFERLLETVASAAVRLSERGCAVGLITNGRLIGEASPLVPVSKNANQLAALLETLARLQMEPARSLSDTFHLHLRAPWGISCLYFSLEEDKMALAAREYFMRRRMPFRFFAAPPAIDSAGPLAASGLATGNNEGTGGGKGRA; encoded by the coding sequence ATGGATCGCAGACCGCCAAGCATTTTCCTTGTTCCCTTCGTGCTGATCATTGTTGGTCTGTTTTTCTGCATGGCCCTGCTTACCGGCCAGCGGGATCTGACGGTATTGTCGCTCCTTCTTTTCAGCGTCGCCGCCGGGGCAAAACTCTGGGCAGGGTGGAGTCTGACCGGCATTGAATGCAGCTTCAGCATCGACAAACGCCGGCTGTTCCCGGATGAGAAGCTTCTGCTGCAGGCGACGACGGCAAACAGGAAAATCCTCCCGGTCTGGCTGCAGTTAGAATCTCCCGTAAACGGCCTCGTCCACGACGAAAATGGCGCAACCGCGCTTACGGCTGAAGCCGGTTTGTTATGGTATCAGACGGCCAGCTTCCACTGGGAACTGAAGGCGCGGCAAAGGGGCATCCATCACATAGGGCCGCTTGGCATCGCCTCGGGAGACCTATTTGGCTTCTTCCCCAGGCACAAGGAAATGGCCAGCCCGCTTGAGGTGGTGGTATATCCCCGTCTCGTTCCCCTCAAACCGTTTTTGTTGCCGCCGCGCGATTTTTTCGGCATTCCCGGCGCCGACACCCCGGTGGATGACCCTGTTTACATATTGGGCACAAGGGACTACCAGTACGGGCATCCCGCCAAGCACATCCACTGGAAAGCGACCGCCCGTCACCACAAGCTGCAGGAGAAGATTTTCGAGCCTTCGTCCCAGGAAAAGGCGCTGCTCGTCGTTGCCATCGGCCCGCTCGCTCAGCACAAGGCTACGGAGGAATTCGAGCGCCTGCTCGAAACGGTGGCATCCGCAGCGGTGCGGCTCTCCGAGCGCGGCTGCGCCGTGGGACTGATAACCAACGGCCGGCTGATTGGAGAGGCATCACCCCTTGTCCCCGTTTCGAAAAACGCCAATCAGCTCGCCGCCCTTTTGGAAACGCTGGCCCGGCTGCAGATGGAACCGGCGCGCAGCCTCAGCGACACGTTCCATTTGCACTTGAGGGCGCCCTGGGGGATCAGTTGTCTGTACTTTTCCCTTGAAGAGGACAAAATGGCGCTGGCTGCCCGGGAATACTTTATGCGGCGACGGATGCCTTTCCGGTTTTTTGCCGCCCCTCCCGCTATTGATTCAGCCGGTCCCCTCGCTGCCAGCGGTTTGGCAACCGGGAACAACGAGGGGACCGGCGGCGGAAAGGGGCGTGCCTGA
- a CDS encoding MoxR family ATPase, whose product MNFDLCKRIIENVSLVTVGKERSLEFLLVALLAEGHVLIEDIPGLGKTLIAKSLAKSIGASFQRVQFTPDLLPGDITGFNVYNQETGHFTFQPGPVMTHVLLADEINRTIPRTQSSLLESMEERQVTVDGKTYSLPNPFFVMATQNPIELEGTFPLPEAQLDRFLLRIRLGYPDPQEEIAILERFREKDPLKELEPVATPEQIAGLQEARRHIRVSLPVKEYLTAIVNATRHSSALRLGASPRGSLGLMRAGQALAALRGRDYVLPDDIKSLAAPVLAHRLILKEEERLQGEIQERLLEEIVSRIPVPAPGV is encoded by the coding sequence GTGAATTTCGATCTGTGTAAGCGAATAATTGAAAATGTATCCCTTGTGACTGTTGGAAAAGAACGTTCCCTCGAGTTCCTGCTGGTCGCCCTGCTGGCCGAAGGGCATGTGTTGATAGAGGACATTCCGGGTCTGGGAAAAACATTGATCGCCAAGTCCCTGGCCAAAAGCATCGGCGCCTCTTTCCAGCGGGTGCAGTTCACCCCGGATCTGCTGCCAGGCGACATCACCGGGTTCAATGTTTACAATCAGGAAACGGGGCACTTCACCTTTCAGCCGGGCCCGGTCATGACCCACGTGCTTCTGGCCGACGAGATCAACCGCACCATCCCCCGAACTCAGTCTAGCCTTTTAGAAAGCATGGAGGAACGGCAGGTTACGGTGGATGGAAAAACATACAGCCTGCCTAATCCTTTTTTTGTCATGGCTACGCAAAATCCGATCGAACTCGAAGGAACCTTTCCCCTGCCCGAGGCGCAGCTTGACCGTTTCCTGCTGCGCATACGGCTTGGTTATCCCGATCCGCAGGAGGAAATCGCCATCCTGGAGCGTTTTCGGGAGAAAGATCCCCTCAAGGAGCTGGAACCGGTGGCGACTCCCGAACAGATCGCCGGGTTGCAGGAAGCCCGGCGACACATCCGCGTCTCCCTGCCTGTGAAGGAATACCTAACCGCCATTGTCAATGCGACCCGCCACAGTTCTGCTTTGCGACTCGGGGCGAGCCCGCGGGGCTCCCTTGGTCTTATGAGAGCCGGCCAAGCCCTGGCGGCGCTGCGCGGTCGGGACTATGTGCTTCCCGATGACATAAAGTCATTGGCGGCGCCTGTCCTTGCGCACCGTCTGATTCTCAAGGAAGAAGAGCGGCTGCAGGGGGAGATCCAGGAGCGGCTTCTCGAAGAGATCGTCAGCCGGATACCCGTGCCTGCCCCCGGTGTGTAA
- the chrA gene encoding chromate efflux transporter translates to MIKTPTLGDIFLSFFRLGLTAFGGPAMLAEIRKMAVEGKEWLTEESFREGAGLCQMIPGATAMQAAAYVGLRSRGIGGAAASFVGFGLPAFILMLILSALYARAHALPAVVSAFSGLQAVVVAIVAHAALTFGKTWLNDWKGALVALAAAIMFGFGVHPIGVILLSGLFGLGFYYRQTFPTKATFDGQNSFSPKPLAWILLVAVVALILLYLFKRELFTLAFLMAKIDLFAFGGGFSSVPLMFNEVVSVHGWMDTRTFLDGIALGQITPGPIVITATFIGYMKYGLEGGIIATAAIFLPSFVIIAGMVPYYDRLRKSPWFSRALHGILFSFVGLLLSVTIRFGLKVPWDAIRILIAGGTFAALFFKVNLLYPVLAGIAASLLFL, encoded by the coding sequence ATGATTAAGACACCAACGCTCGGCGATATTTTTTTGTCCTTTTTCCGGTTGGGATTGACGGCTTTTGGCGGTCCTGCCATGCTTGCCGAAATCCGGAAGATGGCCGTGGAGGGAAAAGAATGGCTCACCGAGGAATCTTTCCGCGAAGGTGCGGGGCTTTGCCAGATGATTCCGGGGGCGACGGCCATGCAGGCGGCTGCTTATGTCGGCTTGCGTTCGCGGGGGATTGGGGGAGCCGCCGCTTCGTTTGTCGGCTTTGGCCTTCCCGCCTTCATCCTGATGCTGATCCTCTCAGCCCTCTATGCCCGCGCGCACGCTTTGCCAGCCGTCGTTTCGGCGTTCAGCGGCCTCCAGGCGGTGGTCGTGGCCATCGTCGCCCATGCGGCCTTAACATTCGGAAAAACCTGGCTGAACGACTGGAAAGGGGCGCTGGTTGCATTGGCCGCAGCCATAATGTTCGGCTTCGGCGTCCATCCCATTGGTGTCATTCTCCTGTCCGGGCTATTTGGGCTTGGGTTTTATTATCGCCAGACCTTCCCGACCAAGGCGACATTTGACGGCCAGAACTCCTTCTCCCCGAAGCCCCTGGCCTGGATACTCCTCGTTGCGGTAGTGGCCTTAATCCTGCTCTATCTGTTTAAGAGAGAATTATTCACGCTGGCATTCCTGATGGCAAAGATTGACCTGTTCGCCTTCGGGGGCGGCTTTTCCTCGGTTCCCTTGATGTTCAACGAGGTGGTGTCCGTCCATGGCTGGATGGACACCAGGACCTTTCTGGATGGAATCGCCCTCGGACAGATCACGCCGGGACCCATTGTCATCACTGCCACCTTCATCGGCTATATGAAGTACGGGCTGGAAGGCGGCATCATTGCCACCGCCGCCATCTTCCTGCCTTCCTTCGTAATCATCGCCGGAATGGTTCCCTACTACGATCGGCTCCGGAAATCTCCCTGGTTCAGCCGGGCTCTGCACGGCATCCTGTTTTCTTTTGTGGGGCTGCTCCTTTCCGTAACGATTCGCTTCGGCCTGAAGGTCCCCTGGGATGCGATTCGCATTCTCATCGCCGGTGGGACGTTTGCCGCACTATTCTTCAAGGTCAATCTGCTCTATCCGGTACTTGCCGGCATAGCAGCGTCGCTGCTGTTCTTGTAA
- a CDS encoding DUF362 domain-containing protein encodes MQGDLSRRQFILTTAAGVALGLTGYPTFLPAAGEVELAVISGEPAAAAKKALAVLGGIGRFVQKGQRVVIKPNMSFAKTPDLAATTHPQVIAAVAQACVAAGAREVLVLDHTLQRAELCLDRTGIRDACRSLPSVHVLALQERQFFREIRIPQGKVRPAKIRFPKGRKGFYKPPAPPFFT; translated from the coding sequence TTGCAAGGAGATCTTTCAAGAAGGCAATTTATTCTGACCACTGCAGCCGGCGTGGCGCTTGGGTTGACTGGATATCCCACTTTCCTGCCTGCCGCCGGGGAGGTGGAGCTCGCGGTGATTTCCGGCGAGCCAGCCGCAGCAGCGAAGAAGGCGCTGGCGGTTTTGGGAGGAATCGGGCGTTTCGTCCAAAAAGGGCAGCGCGTGGTGATCAAACCAAACATGTCGTTTGCCAAAACGCCCGATTTGGCCGCAACAACCCACCCCCAGGTTATCGCGGCGGTGGCGCAGGCCTGTGTCGCTGCCGGGGCCAGGGAGGTGTTGGTACTGGATCATACGCTGCAAAGGGCGGAGCTCTGCCTTGACCGGACAGGGATTCGGGATGCGTGCCGTTCTCTCCCCAGCGTCCACGTCCTGGCGCTGCAGGAGCGGCAATTCTTCCGCGAGATACGAATACCGCAGGGGAAGGTGCGCCCGGCGAAAATCCGCTTCCCGAAAGGCCGCAAGGGTTTTTATAAACCTCCCGCGCCGCCCTTTTTTACATGA
- the pyk gene encoding pyruvate kinase — protein MAEIAAKFSKTKIIATLGPATGNAATIRQLIRAGIDAVRLNMSHGSGDFFEVVFDALHKACTEENTPLAILVDLQGPKIRVGEITEPGIFLQTGELIEITTNNLLGTKEMISTSYQPLVQDAAIGDRILINDGLIQLTIIEKKGEGVICRIDAGGLVTSKKGMNLPGMNLSTPSLTDKDFRDLEFALQHRVDYIALSFVRSAADVTQLKDWLSDRGEDIPVIAKIEKREAVENLDAIIAAADGIMIARGDLGVELPPQDVPVLQKIIIQKCNAAGKLVITATQMLESMIHSPVPTRAEASDVANAVWDGSDAVMLSGETSVGAFPVDVVRIMRDIVLNAEMHAEDRRNITYLSPSDLQEKLFDSIGHSIVEMSGQIDAQAIVVFTFAGRTARIISKYRPYARIIAISNSFETMNRLCLRWGVNSVFRDQFDKEHLAIEEAKELLLNRGLIKKGDLVIFAAGAPSSEKSRTSWTRFEVM, from the coding sequence ATGGCAGAAATTGCAGCAAAATTCTCCAAGACTAAAATTATCGCGACGTTAGGACCGGCCACCGGGAATGCGGCAACAATCCGTCAATTGATCCGGGCGGGGATTGACGCTGTGCGTCTGAACATGTCGCATGGCAGCGGTGACTTTTTTGAAGTTGTTTTTGACGCCCTGCATAAAGCCTGCACCGAGGAAAACACCCCGCTTGCGATTCTCGTTGATCTGCAGGGGCCGAAGATCAGAGTCGGCGAAATTACGGAACCGGGCATATTCCTGCAAACTGGTGAGCTGATTGAAATAACGACTAACAATCTCCTCGGAACAAAGGAGATGATCTCCACGTCCTACCAGCCACTCGTCCAGGATGCCGCAATTGGGGACAGGATTTTAATCAATGACGGTCTTATTCAGTTGACTATAATCGAAAAGAAGGGCGAGGGCGTCATCTGTAGAATCGATGCCGGGGGCCTCGTTACCTCGAAAAAGGGGATGAACCTGCCGGGGATGAATTTATCGACCCCGTCCCTCACCGACAAAGACTTCCGGGATCTCGAGTTTGCGCTGCAGCACAGGGTTGATTACATCGCCCTGTCTTTCGTCAGAAGCGCCGCCGACGTCACACAACTGAAAGACTGGCTCAGCGACCGGGGCGAAGACATCCCGGTTATTGCCAAGATAGAAAAACGGGAAGCCGTTGAAAACCTCGACGCCATCATCGCCGCCGCCGACGGGATCATGATCGCGCGGGGCGACCTGGGCGTGGAGCTGCCGCCTCAGGATGTGCCGGTACTGCAGAAAATCATCATTCAAAAATGCAACGCCGCCGGCAAATTGGTCATAACTGCGACGCAGATGCTCGAATCGATGATTCACTCCCCGGTTCCCACCCGTGCGGAGGCCTCCGATGTTGCAAATGCCGTCTGGGACGGCAGCGATGCCGTGATGCTGAGCGGAGAAACCTCGGTCGGCGCATTCCCGGTCGACGTCGTTCGAATCATGAGGGACATTGTCCTCAATGCGGAGATGCATGCCGAAGACCGGAGGAATATCACGTACCTTTCGCCTTCCGATCTCCAGGAAAAACTGTTTGACTCGATCGGGCATTCCATAGTGGAAATGAGCGGCCAGATCGATGCCCAGGCGATTGTAGTCTTTACCTTCGCGGGAAGAACCGCCAGAATTATCTCCAAGTACAGGCCCTATGCCCGCATAATTGCGATATCCAACAGTTTTGAAACCATGAACCGCCTGTGTCTCCGCTGGGGGGTAAACTCTGTTTTTCGCGACCAGTTTGACAAGGAACACCTCGCCATAGAGGAGGCAAAGGAATTACTGCTAAACCGCGGCCTGATCAAAAAAGGCGACCTCGTCATCTTTGCCGCCGGCGCGCCCTCTTCGGAAAAAAGCAGAACCAGTTGGACAAGGTTTGAAGTCATGTAA
- a CDS encoding DJ-1/PfpI family protein, producing MAKKILFLVGDYVEDYEVMVPFQALAAVGYTVEAACPDKAAGDVIRTAVHDFEGDQTYSEKRGHNFGLNKTFSEIKEVEYDALVIPGGRAPEYIRLNPRVLEITRYFFTTNKPVAVICHGAQVLAAAGVLKGRKSTAYPAVGPDVVSSGGEYMQIPVDKAVTEGNLVSAPAWPAHPDWLAQFLKLMGAKIEL from the coding sequence ATGGCAAAGAAAATTCTGTTTTTGGTTGGCGACTACGTAGAGGACTACGAAGTCATGGTTCCGTTCCAGGCGCTGGCCGCGGTCGGCTACACCGTTGAGGCCGCCTGCCCGGACAAGGCCGCGGGCGACGTGATACGGACTGCCGTTCACGACTTTGAAGGCGACCAGACTTACAGCGAAAAGCGCGGTCACAACTTTGGCCTGAACAAGACCTTCAGCGAAATCAAAGAGGTTGAATACGACGCCCTGGTTATCCCCGGTGGGCGCGCGCCCGAATATATCCGCCTAAACCCGCGCGTGCTGGAAATTACTCGCTATTTCTTTACGACCAACAAGCCCGTTGCGGTTATTTGCCATGGCGCGCAGGTGCTGGCGGCGGCCGGCGTGCTGAAGGGACGTAAATCAACGGCCTACCCGGCAGTGGGTCCCGATGTCGTAAGCTCCGGCGGGGAATATATGCAGATACCCGTTGACAAGGCGGTGACGGAAGGCAACCTTGTTTCGGCCCCCGCCTGGCCGGCCCATCCCGATTGGCTTGCCCAGTTCCTGAAGCTGATGGGCGCGAAGATCGAGTTATAG
- a CDS encoding transglutaminase family protein, with product MESEMQQYLQPSATIDHDDKAVAAFAKGHAGDSADHREQAVSLYYAVRDGIRYDPYSIDLSIEGIRASATLKSGRGWCVAKAILLAACCRTTGIPARLGFADVRNHLTTQRLRDQMKTDVFLWHGYTSIFLDGGWIKATPAFNIELCQRFRLKPLDFDGRSDSIYHPFDMEGRRHMEYLKYRGEFAEAPLEQIAETFRREYLKDSFGDQADFESDVAQETGGF from the coding sequence ATGGAATCAGAAATGCAGCAGTATCTACAGCCTTCAGCGACCATTGACCATGACGACAAAGCGGTTGCCGCCTTTGCAAAAGGACATGCCGGCGATTCGGCAGATCACCGCGAACAGGCGGTCAGCCTCTATTATGCCGTCAGGGACGGCATCCGCTACGATCCTTACTCCATTGACCTGTCGATCGAAGGAATCCGTGCCAGCGCTACATTGAAAAGCGGCCGCGGCTGGTGCGTGGCCAAGGCGATTCTGCTGGCAGCCTGTTGCCGTACCACGGGAATTCCCGCCCGGCTAGGATTTGCCGATGTACGGAATCACCTGACCACCCAGCGTTTGCGCGACCAGATGAAGACCGACGTCTTTTTGTGGCACGGGTACACCTCTATTTTCCTGGATGGAGGTTGGATCAAGGCCACGCCCGCCTTCAATATCGAACTTTGCCAGCGGTTTCGGCTGAAACCCCTTGATTTCGACGGGCGCAGCGATTCGATTTATCACCCGTTCGATATGGAAGGGCGGAGGCACATGGAGTACCTGAAGTATCGCGGTGAATTTGCCGAGGCCCCGCTTGAGCAGATTGCCGAAACATTCCGCCGTGAATATTTAAAGGATTCTTTCGGGGATCAAGCCGACTTCGAAAGCGACGTAGCGCAGGAGACCGGCGGCTTCTGA
- a CDS encoding P-II family nitrogen regulator, whose translation MLKKIEAIIREDKITDVKDALTEIGIVGMNMFEIRGHGRQGGIKLAGRSGTYQVDMLPKIQLNIVVSERNLEDTIAAILKSAYTGEPGDGLIFISPVEEIIRIRTKERGQEAVMYPGDIDEKKGVGRFKG comes from the coding sequence ATGTTAAAAAAAATCGAGGCTATCATCCGAGAAGACAAGATTACGGATGTCAAGGACGCCTTAACTGAAATCGGCATCGTCGGGATGAACATGTTCGAAATTCGCGGGCATGGCCGGCAGGGCGGCATCAAGCTCGCGGGACGGTCCGGAACTTATCAGGTGGACATGTTGCCGAAGATTCAACTCAACATCGTTGTCAGCGAGCGCAATTTGGAGGACACCATCGCCGCCATCCTGAAATCCGCCTATACCGGCGAACCGGGAGACGGACTCATCTTCATCTCCCCGGTGGAGGAGATAATCCGCATCCGCACCAAGGAACGCGGTCAAGAAGCGGTTATGTATCCCGGCGACATCGACGAGAAAAAAGGGGTGGGCCGGTTTAAGGGTTAA
- a CDS encoding ammonium transporter translates to MNSGDTAWLLVCCSLVLLMTPALALFYGGMVRRKNVLSTLTLSYTFMALIGIQWILYGYSLSFGQDIQGLIGGLNFTGFSGVGALPNADYSKTIPHGLFAAFQMMFAVITPALITGAFVERVKFISFLIFSLLWATLVYDPLCHWVWGQGGWLREMGVLDFAGGTVVHIAAGFSALAFALVIGPRKGFGKSPMEPNNIPLTVIGAGLLWVGWFGFNAGSALAADGVAVNALLATNTSGAAAGLVWMLLSWLDGRPSTLGIATGMVVGLAAVTPASGFVTPLAAMLIGAVAAPISYYAMRFREKRRWDESLDVWACHGVGSTWGMIATGLFATTAVNAAGGNGFFFGNPGQLSIQIIGIVATAAFSFGVTYALAKLLNASIGLRVTAAEEEVGLDISSHGERSYS, encoded by the coding sequence ATCAACAGCGGCGACACGGCCTGGCTCTTGGTCTGCTGCTCCCTGGTCTTGCTGATGACGCCGGCGCTCGCGCTCTTTTACGGGGGCATGGTCCGGCGCAAGAATGTCCTTTCCACGTTAACCTTGAGCTACACCTTTATGGCCCTTATCGGCATCCAATGGATATTGTACGGCTACTCCCTTTCCTTCGGCCAGGACATCCAGGGGCTCATCGGCGGGCTTAATTTTACCGGCTTCAGCGGCGTTGGCGCTTTGCCCAATGCCGACTACAGCAAGACCATTCCCCATGGTCTTTTCGCCGCCTTTCAAATGATGTTCGCGGTCATCACGCCGGCGCTGATTACAGGCGCCTTTGTGGAAAGGGTGAAATTCATCAGTTTTCTGATTTTCAGCCTGCTGTGGGCCACACTGGTCTATGACCCTCTGTGCCACTGGGTCTGGGGGCAGGGCGGCTGGCTCCGGGAAATGGGCGTTCTGGATTTTGCCGGCGGGACGGTGGTGCATATTGCGGCCGGTTTTTCCGCCCTTGCCTTTGCCCTTGTCATCGGCCCGCGCAAGGGATTCGGGAAGTCCCCCATGGAACCGAACAACATCCCCCTTACGGTGATCGGCGCCGGGTTATTATGGGTGGGATGGTTCGGCTTTAATGCCGGCAGCGCCCTGGCTGCCGATGGCGTCGCGGTTAATGCGCTCCTCGCCACCAACACCTCCGGCGCGGCCGCCGGGCTGGTCTGGATGCTGCTCTCCTGGCTGGACGGCCGTCCCAGCACCCTGGGCATCGCCACCGGCATGGTAGTCGGATTGGCGGCAGTAACGCCCGCTTCCGGTTTTGTCACGCCGCTTGCTGCTATGTTGATCGGCGCCGTAGCAGCGCCAATTTCCTATTATGCCATGCGCTTCCGGGAAAAGAGAAGATGGGACGAGTCGCTGGATGTCTGGGCCTGCCACGGCGTGGGCAGCACCTGGGGAATGATCGCCACTGGCCTGTTTGCGACAACAGCAGTGAACGCCGCCGGCGGAAACGGTTTCTTCTTCGGCAACCCCGGACAGCTCAGCATTCAGATTATTGGCATAGTGGCGACTGCCGCCTTTAGTTTTGGCGTTACCTATGCGCTGGCCAAACTGCTCAATGCGAGCATCGGGCTGCGGGTAACGGCAGCGGAAGAAGAGGTAGGCCTGGATATCAGCTCGCACGGGGAGCGTTCCTATTCATAA